The Syngnathus scovelli strain Florida chromosome 13, RoL_Ssco_1.2, whole genome shotgun sequence genome has a window encoding:
- the amacr gene encoding alpha-methylacyl-CoA racemase isoform X1 codes for MKRPLRCCTLPPSPLIRGPLLPGTFLSTSHLDGSVFNMALAGVRVIELAGLAPAPFCGMILADFGAKVIRVDRTKAGASLDTQARGKRSVAINLKTSEGVALLHKLCVQSDVILEPYRKGVMEKLGLAPEELLKENPGLVYARLTGYGQSGMYAKAAGHDINYLAMSGLLSRLGRSGEKPYAPLNLLADFAGGGLTCALGIVMALLERTRSGKGQIIDASMVEGAAYVGSFVWKSRSIGMWDRPRGENMLDAGAPFYDTYRTADDKYVAVGAIEPQFYRQLLRGLELDEEQLPPQMSFSDWPDLRRVFSERFASKTQAEWSQIFDGTDACVTPVLSFDQVSSHPHNSERASFVKDSSGEESPRPAPLLSRTPAEASVDPGPLIGEHTVEVLKEYGYETKEIDKMLSAGVVECNSVRAKL; via the exons tgTTTTCAACATGGCGTTGGCCGGAGTACGTGTGATTGAGCTGGCGGGCCTCGCTCCAGCACCCTTCTGCGGAATGATCCTGGCCGACTTTGGCGCTAAGGTGATCCGTGTAGACCGCACGAAAGCCGGAGCCTCGCTGGACACGCAGGCTCGCGGCAAACGCTCAGTGGCCATCAACCTGAAGACCTCAGAGggcgtcgccctgctccataagCTTTGCGTCCAGTCAGATGTCATCCTAGAGCCCTATCGCAAAG GTGTGATGGAGAAACTCGGTCTTGCTCCAGAGGAGTTGCTAAAGGAAAATCCCGGTCTGGTCTACGCACGCCTTACGGGATACGGACAAAGTGGAATGTACGCCAAGGCGGCTGGCCATGACATCAACTACCTGGCCATGTCAG GACTTTTATCCCGCCTGGGTCGTAGCGGAGAGAAGCCGTACGCGCCGCtgaatctcttagctgactttgcaGGAGGCGGGCTCACCTGCGCTCTTGGCATCGTGATGGCCTTGCTTGAGCGAACAAGGTCGGGGAAAGGGCAGATCATTGACGCTAGCATG GTGGAAGGCGCTGCCTACGTTGGGTCATTCGTGTGGAAATCCCGCAGCATCGGCATGTGGGATCGTCCTCGCGGGGAGAACATGTTAGACGCCGGCGCTCCTTTCTACGACACATACCGTACGGCCGACGATAAATATGTGGCAGTGGGCGCCATTGAGCCGCAGTTTTACAGGCAACTGCTTCGAG GCTTGGAATTAGATGAGGAACAGTTACCTCCACAGATGAGTTTCTCAGACTGGCCAGACCTTCGGCGAGTCTTCTCTGAGCGTTTCGCTTCCAAGACGCAAGCGGAATGGTCGCAAATTTTCGACGGGACGGACGCCTGCGTGACGCCCGTGTTGTCGTTTGACCAGGTGAGCTCGCACCCGCACAACAGTGAGAGGGCTTCCTTCGTGAAGGACTCTAGCGGGGAGGAAAGCCCCAGACCGGCCCCCCTCCTCTCCCGGACCCCCGCCGAGGCTTCCGTGGACCCTGGCCCGCTTATCGGAGAACACACCGTCGAAGTACTCAAGGAGTACGGGTACGAAACCAAGGAAATTGACAAAATGCTCTCTGCTGGTGTTGTGGAGTGCAATTCTGTCAGGGCTAAATTGTAA
- the amacr gene encoding alpha-methylacyl-CoA racemase isoform X2 — MALAGVRVIELAGLAPAPFCGMILADFGAKVIRVDRTKAGASLDTQARGKRSVAINLKTSEGVALLHKLCVQSDVILEPYRKGVMEKLGLAPEELLKENPGLVYARLTGYGQSGMYAKAAGHDINYLAMSGLLSRLGRSGEKPYAPLNLLADFAGGGLTCALGIVMALLERTRSGKGQIIDASMVEGAAYVGSFVWKSRSIGMWDRPRGENMLDAGAPFYDTYRTADDKYVAVGAIEPQFYRQLLRGLELDEEQLPPQMSFSDWPDLRRVFSERFASKTQAEWSQIFDGTDACVTPVLSFDQVSSHPHNSERASFVKDSSGEESPRPAPLLSRTPAEASVDPGPLIGEHTVEVLKEYGYETKEIDKMLSAGVVECNSVRAKL; from the exons ATGGCGTTGGCCGGAGTACGTGTGATTGAGCTGGCGGGCCTCGCTCCAGCACCCTTCTGCGGAATGATCCTGGCCGACTTTGGCGCTAAGGTGATCCGTGTAGACCGCACGAAAGCCGGAGCCTCGCTGGACACGCAGGCTCGCGGCAAACGCTCAGTGGCCATCAACCTGAAGACCTCAGAGggcgtcgccctgctccataagCTTTGCGTCCAGTCAGATGTCATCCTAGAGCCCTATCGCAAAG GTGTGATGGAGAAACTCGGTCTTGCTCCAGAGGAGTTGCTAAAGGAAAATCCCGGTCTGGTCTACGCACGCCTTACGGGATACGGACAAAGTGGAATGTACGCCAAGGCGGCTGGCCATGACATCAACTACCTGGCCATGTCAG GACTTTTATCCCGCCTGGGTCGTAGCGGAGAGAAGCCGTACGCGCCGCtgaatctcttagctgactttgcaGGAGGCGGGCTCACCTGCGCTCTTGGCATCGTGATGGCCTTGCTTGAGCGAACAAGGTCGGGGAAAGGGCAGATCATTGACGCTAGCATG GTGGAAGGCGCTGCCTACGTTGGGTCATTCGTGTGGAAATCCCGCAGCATCGGCATGTGGGATCGTCCTCGCGGGGAGAACATGTTAGACGCCGGCGCTCCTTTCTACGACACATACCGTACGGCCGACGATAAATATGTGGCAGTGGGCGCCATTGAGCCGCAGTTTTACAGGCAACTGCTTCGAG GCTTGGAATTAGATGAGGAACAGTTACCTCCACAGATGAGTTTCTCAGACTGGCCAGACCTTCGGCGAGTCTTCTCTGAGCGTTTCGCTTCCAAGACGCAAGCGGAATGGTCGCAAATTTTCGACGGGACGGACGCCTGCGTGACGCCCGTGTTGTCGTTTGACCAGGTGAGCTCGCACCCGCACAACAGTGAGAGGGCTTCCTTCGTGAAGGACTCTAGCGGGGAGGAAAGCCCCAGACCGGCCCCCCTCCTCTCCCGGACCCCCGCCGAGGCTTCCGTGGACCCTGGCCCGCTTATCGGAGAACACACCGTCGAAGTACTCAAGGAGTACGGGTACGAAACCAAGGAAATTGACAAAATGCTCTCTGCTGGTGTTGTGGAGTGCAATTCTGTCAGGGCTAAATTGTAA